Genomic segment of Panicum virgatum strain AP13 chromosome 9N, P.virgatum_v5, whole genome shotgun sequence:
TTGATCATCAGAATTACCCTCACTTAAGGCACAAGAAGGGAGAGAACAGAGTGCCGAAGTCACTGGGATATCACATAATCTTGCCAATCATTCAAACAAAGCGTTTATAAAAAAAtggcaaaacaaaaacaaaatgaaATGAAAGAACATATATTGGAGAGCCTCCATAGCATTCTGATGAACAGACACTTCAACAAAACATTTTTTGTTAGCACTAAAGAAAAGGAGGCAGGTGCAGAAGCAAATTGTGATCCTGCGAAAACCTATTCAAGCTTCCATGCATGCAGGATCAACGAGAAACCAAGACCTTGCAACTGGGACTCCCTAAAAATCTGCGAGTATGACCATGGCAGCGACTTCTCAGGTGCCTGGCATGTCTGAAACATGAACACTGCATTGCTTGCCGTCGATCCAAAGAGCCAACTGTGGACATCCCAGAAAACCTCCACAGGCAAACCATCAACGAGAATTGTATGATTTCCCCTAAATTTCCATGCCAGGCGCTTCACCTGCATCACGGGCTTCTTATCAACCCTTATTTCGAGACATGGATCCTTCAGGCCGATGGTATCGCACTCGATAACAATGTCATGGAACTGGCCTTTGTCACAGAACTGCGCCTTAGCAGAGTAGACCTTCTTGCCATATATGTGCTCCCTTCTCGCCACGAACGCAGCATTCAGCATCGACCGGTTGGCTCCAGTCTTCCTGTAAGCATCCTTCTTCATGTCACCGAGTAAGAGCACAAGCTCAAGGTCGAACACCACTGCAACATAGAACCCCTCCACTGGTTCTGGCCCAGCACCAAACTTGGCGCCCGACAGGTCCCAGAAGATCTCAATCTTGCCATCCTCAACGTCGAGGCTCTTAGACCCCTTCTTCTTGGAGAAGAGCCACGGCTTGATGTCCGCCTTGCACAGGCACTGGCCGGACAGATCGTCCACGCCGATGCTGAGGCCCTGCCCCATGAGGCTCTTGCTCCACGTGACCGAGATCACGCAGGGCCGGCCCGAGAACTGCGTCTGGTAGAGGCAGGTCACCAGGTTCTGCGCGGCACCCTTGCCGGCGCTGGACGACGCATCCGCGATCtggacgccgctctcgccgaaGCAGGACGGGAAGTCCCTCATGGCTCGCTCACTTGGGCCTTTCAGCAAACACCTGGCGTGCAGGAGCCCGCTTGGATCACAGCGCAGAGCTCCGCTCTTCTGCTCTTCTCACGCGGCAATCCACACCACCCGGCGAGCCCGCCTCGCAATGCCGGGGAAGAGATGATCAACCGCGCACAGATCGGTCGCGCAGATATGGAGGTCGCCGTCGAAGATTGCTCGATCCAGCAATgatgccaccgccggccgcaagATCCCACTCTTTACTACAAAAGGCAGCACCGACAACCGCCCAGAAAGCAAGGGGGGCAGCTGAGCGATTGATCGCAGAGCAAGATTTCCTCACGACGCCGCCCCCTTCCACCGTAATCCAGCGCGGCGAATGCGGCAACCGGCCACAGTCGCCGCGAAACCGCAGCGGCGGAGCAATCTTCCGCCGGGATTTCTTCAAAAGATGGCTCAAGCTTCCGCCTTTATACCACAGCAGTGGGTAGTGGCACCAGGAACGGAACGCGAAACGGAAGCTTTCCCCCAGGCGAGGCGAAGGCCTTCAACTTCAAGCCAGAAGAAGCAAGCAACCACCAGAAGATGAAGAGGATGTATGCACATCCATGAGAGGGGATTGAGAGGAACAAGTGGGTCGAACTCGGACACTAGCAAGTAGCAACCACTCCAACCAGTGTACAGACTAGAGATGAGGGAAGcaagcagccgcagcagcaagGAACTCACAAGAAGTAGTGGGAGCTGGGAGGGGTGGAGGTGGTTCGGGAGGAAGGAGACAAAAGGTTcgtgagagagagaagggataCAGTACAACCATACAAAGATACAGCACACACTGGCAGCCAACTCACGCTCTCCATGGAGCGGTGACCCCCCGCACCGCATCAGGGATTCAGGCAGGAAGAGCTGCAGCCgctggcttttttttttttttttttgcgaaaagcTGCAGCCGCTGGCTGCTCCTCTCTTTTTGTGACCGCTGCCATTGCCCAGTGCTACTGTTACCACTAGGCACTAGCTACCAGTACATTTTAATGCTAGGAGAAGGACTGGCTTGTGTGATCTTGTACTGCAGATCATATCTAGCAAAAAGATCTCGAAAATTGAGATAACGAATGGTCAGACAATCAGGAAAAGAAATCAGGGTTTGTTTAGAtcttttggacacatgcataaactattaaataaaatctatttacaaaactttttgtatgaatgggttgtaaatcgcgagacgaatctaatgagcctacttaatccataatttgtaaCAGCgatactacagtaatcatccgctaattatgaattaattagacttattagattcgtcttgtaatttacaatccatccgtgcaaaaagttttataaataaactttatttaatactccaaattagcaagatcccctttcaaaaaattttgccaaaataatctaaacacaccccatcAAAACACTTGAACCCTTCGTAGCCATTAGATTCCTACTGTCCCATGCTCAAGAAAACTCAGACAGAAGTGAACAGATGACAAATTGCTCTAAATAAGACAGTCTTGTTTTATCTCATGAACACAATGAACTTTTTTTTCCAGTTGCTATGCTGCACTTGCAGATTGCACATGGTGCCACTTTCTCTCTCTTCAGACTTGCCCTCTATTGCCTGCGTGCCATGAGAATACCAGCTCCTTTTCTGAATTTTCTTTTCTGGGGAGAACCGATTCACATGCATTACAGTGGAAAATGACTGGAGTATGCGCCCTGGCTGAAGCCTACAGGTACATGTACACCGTGAGACCACCATCTCTCGCTATTGTCTGGTCTAAGAAAATAGGCATGTATCTCCCTTCAGGattttttcccaaaaaaaaatggcCACAAAGCATCTCTTGCCCCACTTGCTCACGGTTATATACTTCCTCCATGCTTGGCTTTGCTACGAATATTCCAATGGCAATGTTGAGTGACGCGTGCGTTCTCAATCATGGCTTCTACAAACCAATTTTTTATACAACATTCAATAGTTTTATTGCATGATTGAGAATGTAAAGTATACATCAGCATGTCATTTCAAAAATATTCCATCTAAGCTATCCTGATCAATAGTAAAAGGATAGTTTATAGGTGCAATTAGGAAGTTGCACTACTATGGTCTCGTTTGGTTCACGCTGTGCTATTCCATTCTACAAAAGAATCTTGTATGCATGAAGTAGTAAATGAAGTCAAtgtgcaaaaccttttcaggaatgggtgtaacttttcgcgacgaatctagtgacgataattaatcgatgatttgctacagcaatgctacagtaccatcctctacttgcgcggtcaaaggcctcattagattcttcagggtcactagcgcggggttctgaagttggttttgtaaactggttttgtttgacaccgtaattagcggtcaaaatgtcactattcactagcacgcTACAAACAAACGGGCTCCATGACTTTCGATTTTTAAGATGTACCCCCGTGTTTTATGTTCATGACTTCGTGTGATTAACAAAAGCATGTGATTAACAAAAGCATGCTTATAAATAAgaaggaaagagagagaaagaagagtGAAAATGCAGGTACACCGTGGTACCATGCAGTGAGGTAACAGGAATCAATGAGAAGGACAACGGTTTTCTTGGATCTGGGCCCATTTCATCTCATCTGTTAACTGCACGCCCACGAGGGCGCATTTATTCACCTCCTGGAGATCATAATCATCCCCTCTTCACTCTGCTTCGTCCTCAAGCAAAGGTACCCAAGAACACAGTTTCCTCTTCATTGACATCGCATTTTTCTAAAGATAGATTCAGgctctgtttagatctttacatgtaaacgcaaaaaagccgtaaacgcattaaagtgaaacggaatcttactaatttaaagtaataaatgaagtctatttacaaaactttttgcatggatggactgtaaatcgcgagacgaatctaatgagcctacttaatccataatttgcaatagtgatgctacagtaacagtTTCCTCTTCACATTTTTCTAAATATGAATTCACTTCAGCTGTTCAGCACAGTTTCCTCTCATTGAGAagtaattttcaaagtttggtGCATTGGAGGAGCTGATAAGATATGGAAAGATCAGTACTGCCTCCTCAGAATTTTAACTTCCAAATTATATCACTTTGTTTTATTTACGCAAGCATGTGTGTTTTATGAGAAAACTATGAGCCAGATATGCAACCCTTTATCTTGCTCCTACTTCACTCACCAGAACTAAATCAATAGGAAAGAGAGATGTGGAGTAGCACACTAACGCCATGAGGGTACAAACTTGTTTGTTCATGGAGAAAGCAGAAAGAGGTGTTTAGGGTCCCATCTCAAGTTCTCAATTAATTACTCACCTAGCTAGCGCCAACTACTACCATCATCAATCATGGTAGGTGTTGGTGTTCAGTTgccatttcattttttttcctctgACAGATTGTTAATATGACTCTCAGACTCAAATGTGAAAAGTACTACTCTAGTAGAGTCAAATGTGAATGTACTTGGAGCAGTGCTCGGCCTGCCGTTTTCAGTCAAAATTGCGGAGAGGCTGGCAAGACCGAAAACCAAAGAAGCTTTAACTGAAATCAGAAAAGTTGCATGAATTTCATCCGGATGAAAACCGAAGTTACCATACATCCGTCTACCAGTGTGACCGCTAGAACCGAAATTCATTGAATTTTGGCTAAAACCCGAACCCTGATGTGGTCTTTCAAAGATCTATACCTAACTCATATGCGCAAGTTATCTTCAGGGGGACGTTCTGGATCAGGAGTTGGCCGATTCTAtctaaagaggaagagagaaatagcttgaagaagggatgCCAAAGTTTGGAGATCACAATCATGGAAATCTTCAAAAAGGCGGGATGGAACTTCCTGAGGAGAATCAAATGCTAGCTTTTTGTTTTCAGACATTGTTTCCTTGCTTTTTCTAGCAATTCCGAGTCTTGGATTATGTTTAGTGGCCTAAGTGCTGCAGGGTCGTGTGTTTCTATTTGGTTGTAACTTGTAAGCTCTCGGTTCACGTTTGCTGAGACTGGATTTatttccttaatctaaaaaaataactaatagaTATATAGAATTTGACCAAACCTTTTCTTATCCAATCTTTTGCTGATATGATAATGATATACCAATTGGAGGATGGTAGGTATTCATAAGTTAGTTCCAAAAATGGAGATGCTAAGAATTCGAAGTGTCAAAGAACAAGGGCCTTGTTTGGCATTCTTAAAAAATAGTGCGCACGTTTCTCGAAAagaaaatctcgcatgcatgaagtactaaatgaagtctatttgtaaaactttttttagggatgagtgtaacttttcgcgacgaatctgatgacggtaattaatcgatgattggctatagtggtgctacaataaccatcatctaatcgcgcggtcaaaggccttattagattcttcaaggtcactagcgcggggttctggagttggttttgtaaattgcCTTTGTTTGATAccgtaattaacggtcaaaatatcactattcaTTAGCACGCTAAAATCCTAGCGCGAACCAAACGGGGCCAAGGTAGCCACCTGAGTCGTTGGACTCGAACCCTGGGGAAGCACAAAGGTTAGAGAAAACTAGAGTTACTATTAAAAAGTTTCTTATCATTGTTCTTTCTCTTGGACCAATTAAGTTCATCTAGAGTGATCTTCACACAAGATACAGTATATAGCAGTATCTGTGCTTCAATTTGCCACGGCTTCGACGTTGTCACGTCAACTAGTGACTACAGAATGCACTCAAATCTTGAGGTGATGACTTGGTGACACACCACGTTAGTCTAGGACTGTGGTGTTCCAAGTAGAATCATCATGATGTCCATGCATTCTGGTTGTCACCTTGCTTTCTGACCCTGCTGGCGTTTTTGGCGTGTACAGCATCATGTGCGTGCAGACGGAGGGCTTTCTCCAGGAAATCTGTGTGCAGCTGGGGATCGCAGATAATGGTATCCATAAAAGGTCAAGGGCAGGAGAACACTCTTTGGCGTGCTGATGATGGCAACAAGATTGCGTGCTGCTATACTACATGCCTGCCCTTTTATATTAGTTTTGGACTTTTGGTACAGATAAAATACTTCAGACAGAGAAGTGATTGCTTGTTACCCAGAATCACTCTGAAATTCTTACGTCctatttcatttttttagaaataCTTCACAGCTATTTTGTCAAGGCTAGAGGGAAAACAGAAGAACTCTGTATTTGCACTTTAATTTACCTGTGTTTTTTATTTGTCGTCTGGTGGGCATTCTGTTTCAAGCAAAACAAGGTCTGCTTGCTCCCGGTCAGTGTTCACCTTACCGCCAGTTTGGTAAACCGGCGGTTACCGTCAAaatttaccgataccgctactaGGCGGCAACACTTACCGGTAGCGGTAACCGGTGTTTTccgattcaaaatttaaaaatacaaaagtcaAAAAAACAGTTACCACTACAGTAAAAACGGTAAAATCTGCAGTGCAAACGGTAAGGTGAACCTTGCTCCCGGTTCGGTGGCAATCATCTCAAGAAAAAGGCTAAAGCAAATGTCTTTACAGGAAAAAGCCTCCCTATCAGTCCGGGATAAAAAGTGCCAGGCACGCTAATGATGGCTTTGTTATGATAACTGACGGTGCACTTGCAGAAGTAGCTGTAAGGAGCGCCAGATATTGCAAATCAAGAAtgcgttttcttcttcttcttcttcttctccttcttctttcttggaGATATGATGACAACCCAACTGTTTAGGGTTAAAGAAACTAAAAGAAATCATCTTAACTAGCTAGTTTCATCGTCACATCTCAAAGTATCGTAATCATGAGCACTGTAATGCTCTTTTCTTAGAGAGCGTCTGCAGTAGCACGGCATTCAGGCACCACAGCATGTACAAATAACATTCCCAAATTAGGGTCGCCAGTTCGTTCGAGTTTGTGGATTGTCACAGTGCAAACACGAGAAGCTGTTTGCTTGTCTATTTCAGCCTAGGATTTGAAAAGGCTACAGCACAATCCATAATTCCAAGGCCAAACAAACAGAGGAATACTTAAGTGGCCCTTCAAGCCTTCACACATCACACCTCTGCAGCCAGTCATCAGCAGCATGAGTGCTACCAGTCACAGCAGTGAGACACACCGAGAGATGGAGAGACGCCAGGCGCAGACACCATGCAACGCTAGCTGTCCCTACGCGGCCAAGTCAGGGCAGGCGGGGCACGCGCACGGCGTGAAAAGCTTGAGCTCATGGTGCCGCCCCCCGCAGTGGTGAGCATGCAGCCGGCCGCGGGCCGGGACTGGACACTgaagttttgctttgcttgatctgcacttATCCTCCCACACTGCCTTTGAACCTCTCTTTTGGGTAGGATAGCTGGACTGGAGATCTCGATTGCAGCCAACTACTGCACATGAAGCACCAGGAGCTGGAAGCAAGAAGCACCCGGCTCCGGCGACCGAAAACGCTTTGTCCCCCTGTCAGgatcggagccggagccggaggacACTCCCAGTGGCACGAATCCAATGCATGCGTTTGCTTGCCTAGACTACTTCACCTGCACCACTCGTGCTGGCTTGAACTGCAGCTCGCTAGCGTACATGCCATGCGCCCATGCGTGGCAGCAACAAGCACGGTGGGGCACGGGGGAATGAAATCCTGCACTTTTAATTTCAAGCCTCAAGTCATTTCCTTTTGAGAGCCTTCTTGCCTTTCTGCTGCACGAGCTCGTCGTTGTTGCCTGCTTGGTCAGCTGGTGGCCAGCCGGCCGGGTCTCCCCTTTCCCCGGCCGGCCGTCCCGTCACCCTCAACTCCGGCCGTCGTATGCGCGCGTGCATGCATTGCACTGTACACGAAACCAATCCTGACACCGTCGATCAGGTGACCAGATCTTGGATGGCAGGAATGCTGCTTGCAGGCATGTACATGTGTGTAACCAATCCAGACCAGATCGATCTCCATGGCGATCCGATCACACTTGCTTCACAAATCACAACAAAAgccttgtttagtttccaaaaaaaaaattcacagtacccgtcacatcgaatcttcgaacacgtacatgaagcattaaatgtagttgaaaaaaataactaattacgcagtctaactgattagcacgagctgaatcttttaaatttaattagtctataattagactttatttgtcaagtaacaacgagctacagtactaaaatccaaactttttcaccaactaaacacacccaaacgCAGATAGACGAGCCGGCTGAATCCATTGATCGCAGCTGCAGCCGGGACAATTCATTGCCTGTCGTTAGACGGAGCTTTCCTGCCTGATCGATCACACGATCGCCGACGGGGACGTACGGACCGGACGAGCACGTGGTGGTTTATTAGGCAAGGTTGGCATCGATCAATCACTCCGTCGTCGATCAGTTGGTCAGTCGAATGGAATGAGAGCCATGAACGAGCAGCCGACGGACAGGCACACGTGGAGGGGCGCCATGGCTGCGCTCGACCAACGGACCGGCGATCCTTTCCGCAGGTGCGCGCCTCGCGCGGTCGCGCCTGGATATTGTCCTTCTCCCGCGGACTCGAGCGCCGCCCGGAGGATTCTGACCGATCGGTCTCTTTCCGGCGCCGACGGTGCGTCCATGGCCGCATGGTGGCGGTGGGAGTACTGCCCTGGAGCCTGCCGCTGACTGACCCACCGACAAggccggctggccggccggaGCGCCGGAGCTTCACGGTCACGGGGAACACCGAACAACTTACAGCCCTTCGATTGCCGCGCGCGTCGCTCCAGGAAATCTCCTGCGCCCGTGCAGCGCATAGGGGGATTTGGGGGATATTTTACTTTTTACCATCATTACCACAGCCAACTCCTCGAATAGTATTCTTATTTTTGGCACTACGTTTTTAGCATCGCATGCACGAAAATGATACAGATTTACCATTTTCACTGACGTGGCACGCTAGCACTGCAATCCAAGTCAGCAACCTCTGATGAAATGACCGCCCTACCCctagcttctctccctctcatcctccctctcctcactgacaagtgggccccacgggtcatgttcttcttcaacctccagccgATGAAGTATTGGGATTTGGGACGAGCTCGTCCAATCCAAGGAGCTCGAGCAGGCCAAGATCGCGCTCGAGGAGGCCAGGCTCGAGGTCGCCACGCTGCCGCCCTCCACGCGAatttggaggcggcggcggatatGGGATCCTGTTAAATTCGAGGTCCCGCGCGCCGCCCTGCCCTCGTCGCCGTGCCCGGAcgcgcccgccgccccgccctcgTGGCGCCCggacgcgcgcgccgccccaACCTCCCCTCGTCGCGCCCGGAcgcgcgcgccgctccgccctcCCCTCGCCGTCCCCAGCCGCGTCGGGAGCCGAGGTCTTCATCGGCGAGGTGGAGCGCGTCGTGGTTCGGGACGGCTGCGTCGCCGGCGTCATGGTCAAGGGGCGCAACGCCGTCGTGCTCGCGCTTGGCCCCTGGTCCGGCTCACGCTTGGCCCCTGGTACTACGTCTCCGGGCTCAAGACGCACAGCATCGTGCTCCCGCCGCTCGAGCCCGACAAGATCACGCCGCACTGCCTCTTCCTCAGCTACCAACCGGAAGCCGGCCAAGATGCTCCTCCTGTTATCTCCAGGAGCAGCCTTGGATCTACAGGCCGTGGCCGTAGCTGCCTCGGCCCCAATTTCCCCTACGTATTCGCCGTCGCGGCCATGCACTCAATGTCAGCCATGGCCGGAGCTCCAGCAAGGAAAGGACTGAGATAGAAGAAATAGATGGGGGCAAAAATGTCCTTTCAATGTCCGTTCATGCTGTCAGGTCGAATTTGTGTGCCACGTCAGCGAAAGTGATAAATCTGTATCGTTTTTGTTCATGCGATGCTAAAAACTTAGTGCTAAAAATAAAAATGCTATTTAAGGAGTTGGCAGTAATAATGATGGTAAAAAGTTAAATATTCCGAGATTTGGTGTATGAAATCTGAATGCACCTTGATGGTTTGATTTCCTGGGGATCTTTTCATCTTTACGCGCCCCTCTCCCTTCAAACCCTGGGTACGAGCATTCATTGCTCGCGCCAAAGATGGCAGTGACACTGACGACGGCTGCTCGGCTTTGAAGGAGCAGCGCTGTCAGTTCGGTGAACCGCCAGCCGCCAGGGGCCAGGGGCCAGGGGCAGGGCAACCATGGCAATTGGCAACCATGATCCAATCAGTTGCCCGAAAGGTATTGTTATTGTTTGGTTTTGTCCTCGTGTTattttga
This window contains:
- the LOC120690240 gene encoding uncharacterized protein LOC120690240, with translation MRDFPSCFGESGVQIADASSSAGKGAAQNLVTCLYQTQFSGRPCVISVTWSKSLMGQGLSIGVDDLSGQCLCKADIKPWLFSKKKGSKSLDVEDGKIEIFWDLSGAKFGAGPEPVEGFYVAVVFDLELVLLLGDMKKDAYRKTGANRSMLNAAFVARREHIYGKKVYSAKAQFCDKGQFHDIVIECDTIGLKDPCLEIRVDKKPVMQVKRLAWKFRGNHTILVDGLPVEVFWDVHSWLFGSTASNAVFMFQTCQAPEKSLPWSYSQIFRESQLQGLGFSLILHAWKLE